One Sphingomonas sp. FARSPH DNA segment encodes these proteins:
- a CDS encoding RluA family pseudouridine synthase — MDRGVSIIDATITPAADGWRLDRALADAVPTLSRERLKVLINAGAVSQGERLVRDPAKRAAAGERFAVTVPNPTPAHNEAQDIPLVVAYEDEHLIVVDKPAGLVVHPAAGNLDGTLVNALLHHCQGSLSGIGGVARPGIVHRIDKDTSGLMVAAKTDRAHEGLARQFHDHSIDRRYRAITGGIPRPPAGTVDAPLARSPANRKKIAIQAHGKRAVTHYTTIQPLRDAALVECRLETGRTHQVRVHMASIGHALLGDPVYGRTKGGQKALLETLGFRRQALHAAHLGFIHPIRGDALAFESAMPADMQELFTELHV, encoded by the coding sequence ATGGACCGGGGGGTTTCCATCATCGATGCGACGATCACGCCGGCGGCGGATGGCTGGCGGCTGGACCGTGCGCTGGCCGACGCCGTGCCGACGCTGTCGCGCGAGCGGCTGAAGGTGCTGATCAACGCGGGCGCGGTGTCGCAGGGCGAACGGCTGGTCCGCGATCCCGCCAAGCGCGCCGCCGCGGGCGAGCGGTTCGCGGTGACGGTGCCGAACCCGACGCCGGCGCATAACGAGGCGCAGGATATCCCGCTCGTCGTCGCGTATGAGGACGAGCATCTGATCGTGGTCGACAAGCCGGCGGGGCTGGTCGTCCACCCGGCGGCGGGCAACCTCGACGGGACATTGGTCAACGCGCTGCTCCATCACTGCCAGGGCAGCCTGTCGGGCATCGGCGGCGTCGCGCGTCCGGGGATCGTCCACCGCATCGACAAGGATACCAGCGGGCTGATGGTGGCCGCCAAGACCGACCGCGCGCACGAGGGGCTGGCGCGCCAGTTCCACGACCACAGCATCGACCGCCGGTATCGGGCGATCACCGGCGGTATTCCGCGCCCGCCGGCGGGCACGGTGGACGCGCCACTCGCCCGATCGCCCGCCAATCGCAAGAAGATCGCGATCCAGGCGCACGGCAAGCGCGCGGTGACGCATTACACGACGATCCAGCCGCTGCGCGACGCCGCGCTGGTGGAATGCCGGCTGGAGACGGGCCGCACGCATCAGGTGCGCGTCCACATGGCCTCGATCGGGCACGCCTTGCTGGGTGACCCGGTCTATGGTAGAACAAAAGGTGGTCAGAAAGCGCTACTCGAAACCCTCGGTTTCCGCCGTCAGGCCTTGCATGCGGCGCATCTGGGGTTCATCCACCCGATCCGGGGCGATGCCCTGGCCTTCGAGAGCGCGATGCCTGCGGATATGCAGGAACTGTTCACCGAGCTTCACGTATAG
- the rpoH gene encoding RNA polymerase sigma factor RpoH encodes MAARSNVPATIPALGGEQSLNRYLAEIKKFPILAPEQEYMLAKRFQEHGDTEAAAQLVTSHLRLVAKIAMGYRGYGLPTSELISEGNIGLMQGVKKFEPDRGFRLATYAMWWIRASIQEYILRSWSLVKMGTTAAQKKLFFNLRRMKSKLDAFEDGDLKPEDVAKIATDLGVNEDEVISMNRRMAMGGDTSLNVSMREDGEGQWQDWLADDGPLQDQVVAEAQEADVRHDMLVSAMDDLNDREKHILTERRLTDDPKTLEELSQVYGVSRERVRQIEVRAFEKLQKAMMRIAGEKRLLAAA; translated from the coding sequence ATGGCAGCCCGCAGCAACGTCCCCGCGACGATTCCTGCCCTCGGCGGCGAGCAGAGCCTCAACCGCTACCTCGCCGAGATCAAGAAATTCCCGATCCTGGCGCCCGAGCAGGAATATATGCTCGCCAAACGCTTTCAGGAGCATGGCGATACCGAGGCGGCGGCGCAGCTCGTCACCAGCCATCTGCGCCTCGTCGCGAAGATCGCGATGGGCTATCGCGGCTATGGCCTGCCGACGTCGGAGTTGATCTCCGAGGGCAACATCGGTCTGATGCAGGGCGTCAAGAAGTTCGAACCCGATCGCGGCTTCCGCCTCGCCACCTACGCGATGTGGTGGATCCGCGCGTCGATCCAGGAATATATCCTGCGCTCGTGGAGCCTCGTGAAGATGGGCACCACCGCGGCGCAGAAGAAGCTGTTCTTCAACCTCAGGCGGATGAAGTCCAAGCTCGACGCGTTCGAGGACGGCGACCTGAAGCCGGAGGACGTCGCCAAGATCGCCACCGACCTCGGCGTCAACGAGGACGAGGTGATCAGCATGAACCGCCGCATGGCGATGGGCGGCGACACGTCGCTCAACGTCTCGATGCGCGAGGATGGCGAGGGCCAGTGGCAGGACTGGTTGGCGGATGACGGCCCCTTGCAGGACCAGGTCGTCGCGGAGGCGCAGGAAGCCGATGTCCGCCACGATATGCTCGTCAGCGCGATGGACGACCTCAACGACCGCGAGAAGCATATCCTGACCGAACGTCGCCTGACCGACGATCCCAAGACGCTGGAGGAGCTGAGCCAGGTCTATGGCGTGTCGCGTGAACGCGTCCGCCAGATCGAGGTGCGCGCGTTCGAGAAGCTGCAGAAGGCGATGATGCGCATCGCCGGCGAGAAGCGGCTGCTGGCCGCGGCCTGA
- a CDS encoding flavin monoamine oxidase family protein: MRTVVIGGGAAGIAAARRLHDAGAEVLVVEAGAVLGGRARTWSLALPDWVGAPDGSAARSELPPPHVPHLGPGLRRGNTESGGSEPTIPVDAGCGWLHSARRNPWTTIAEREGFAVDRSSPNWGVQWRDLGFPPDEQRAFQDAYVRFETTAHAALHGPDRPLSAFVAPDDPWRPMIDAISGYANGAPLDRVSLHDWAAYEDAATDDNWALPAGYGTLIAQHAPGVAIRLDTPVTRVDHRGRTIRLDTPAGTIEADRVILALPTTAYAAIAFDPPLPDKQQAAADLPLGLADKVFLAVDRPEWPAHAHLTGDPHRACTASHRLSPFGRPIVESFFGGACAEGMRTRDDAIAFAIDELVALLGSDWRHRLHPLAATHWRDEPHIHGSYSHARVGRAEARALLAAPVDERLFFAGEACSLRDFSTAHGAYATGIAAAEAILATRQG; this comes from the coding sequence ATGCGCACCGTCGTTATCGGCGGCGGTGCGGCCGGGATCGCGGCAGCGCGGCGGCTGCACGATGCGGGCGCCGAGGTTCTGGTGGTCGAGGCGGGTGCGGTACTGGGCGGACGGGCGCGGACGTGGTCCTTGGCGCTGCCGGATTGGGTGGGTGCGCCGGATGGTAGCGCTGCCCGATCCGAATTGCCGCCTCCCCACGTCCCTCACCTGGGTCCCGGCCTTCGCCGGGGTAATACTGAATCGGGTGGCAGCGAGCCTACCATCCCCGTCGACGCCGGCTGCGGCTGGCTCCACTCCGCGCGCCGCAATCCATGGACGACGATCGCAGAGCGCGAAGGCTTCGCTGTCGACCGCTCCTCTCCCAACTGGGGGGTGCAGTGGCGCGACCTCGGCTTTCCGCCGGACGAGCAGCGGGCGTTTCAGGACGCCTATGTGCGGTTCGAGACCACCGCGCATGCCGCGCTGCACGGCCCCGACCGGCCGCTGTCCGCCTTCGTCGCACCGGACGATCCGTGGCGTCCGATGATCGATGCCATTTCGGGCTACGCCAATGGCGCGCCGCTGGATCGCGTCTCGCTGCACGACTGGGCGGCGTATGAGGATGCGGCGACCGACGACAATTGGGCGCTGCCCGCGGGCTACGGCACGCTGATCGCGCAGCATGCGCCGGGCGTGGCGATACGGCTCGACACGCCCGTTACCCGCGTCGACCATCGCGGCCGGACGATCCGCCTCGACACCCCCGCCGGCACGATCGAGGCGGACCGTGTCATCCTCGCGCTGCCGACGACCGCTTATGCCGCCATCGCCTTCGACCCGCCGCTGCCCGACAAGCAGCAGGCGGCAGCCGACCTGCCGCTCGGCCTGGCGGACAAGGTGTTTTTGGCGGTCGACCGGCCCGAATGGCCCGCGCACGCGCATCTGACCGGCGATCCGCATCGGGCTTGCACCGCCAGCCATCGCCTGTCGCCGTTCGGGCGGCCGATCGTCGAAAGCTTCTTCGGCGGCGCCTGCGCGGAAGGGATGCGAACGCGCGACGACGCTATCGCCTTTGCGATCGACGAACTCGTCGCCCTGCTCGGCAGCGACTGGCGCCACCGCCTACACCCGCTCGCCGCGACGCACTGGCGCGACGAACCGCATATCCACGGCAGCTACAGCCACGCGCGCGTCGGCCGCGCGGAGGCACGCGCGCTGCTCGCGGCGCCCGTCGACGAGCGCCTGTTCTTCGCGGGCGAGGCGTGCTCGCTCCGCGACTTCTCCACCGCACACGGCGCCTATGCGACCGGTATCGCGGCGGCGGAGGCGATCCTGGCCACGCGTCAGGGCTGA
- a CDS encoding MgtC/SapB family protein — MRWSIMDGLIADDWRPLALRLAAALAFGLVLGAEREWRGHDAGIRTHAITALSAATITLSALLLFDALHARGGDADPLRAVQGLAQAIGFIAGGLIFVRGGDVRNMTTAASLWMAAAGGIAAGAGQWRLLALAAAAATLLLTLNLVLQRIGWSRDGDRDAGATRMPNRRGSADQP; from the coding sequence ATGCGCTGGTCCATCATGGACGGCTTGATCGCGGACGATTGGCGGCCCCTGGCGCTTCGACTGGCGGCGGCGCTGGCTTTCGGGCTGGTGCTGGGCGCGGAGCGCGAATGGCGCGGTCACGACGCCGGCATCCGCACGCACGCGATCACCGCGCTCAGCGCGGCGACGATCACGCTATCCGCGCTGCTGCTGTTCGACGCGCTGCATGCGCGCGGCGGCGACGCCGATCCGCTGCGCGCCGTTCAGGGGCTGGCGCAAGCGATCGGCTTCATCGCGGGCGGGCTGATCTTCGTGCGCGGCGGCGACGTGCGCAACATGACGACGGCAGCCAGTCTGTGGATGGCGGCGGCGGGCGGGATCGCGGCAGGGGCGGGGCAATGGCGGCTCCTTGCGCTGGCCGCGGCGGCGGCGACTTTGCTGCTCACCCTTAATCTGGTGCTGCAGCGGATCGGTTGGAGCCGCGATGGCGATCGCGACGCGGGCGCGACCCGCATGCCCAATCGCCGCGGCAGCGCGGATCAGCCCTGA
- the mtgA gene encoding monofunctional biosynthetic peptidoglycan transglycosylase: protein MAFVLRLFLKILLGFVLVSVLMVGIYRFVPVPFTWTMMGDALHGRGVTKQWMSLDAMDPDMARAAIAGEDARFCEHHGFDWKGIASAAYSNAKGKRLRGGSTISQQTAKNVFLFQGGGYVRKAIEAYFTVLIEALWGKRRIIEVYLNVAETGIGTYGADAAAIRYFNHDATRLSPTEAGRIAAVLPLPKKRAAIDPHGFVRSHGNALARYVGVVRRNGLDACLRK, encoded by the coding sequence ATGGCCTTCGTCCTTCGCCTGTTCCTGAAAATCCTGCTCGGCTTCGTGCTGGTGTCGGTGCTGATGGTCGGCATCTATCGCTTCGTGCCCGTGCCCTTCACCTGGACGATGATGGGCGACGCGCTGCATGGTCGCGGGGTGACCAAGCAGTGGATGTCACTCGACGCGATGGACCCCGACATGGCGCGCGCCGCGATCGCGGGCGAGGACGCGCGCTTCTGCGAACACCACGGGTTCGACTGGAAGGGGATCGCCAGCGCCGCCTACAGCAATGCGAAAGGCAAAAGGCTGCGCGGCGGATCGACGATCAGCCAGCAGACCGCGAAGAACGTCTTCCTGTTCCAGGGCGGCGGCTATGTCCGCAAAGCGATCGAGGCCTATTTCACCGTGCTGATCGAGGCGCTGTGGGGCAAACGGCGGATCATAGAGGTGTACCTCAACGTCGCGGAGACGGGGATCGGCACCTATGGCGCGGATGCGGCGGCGATACGCTATTTCAACCACGACGCGACGCGGCTGAGCCCGACCGAGGCGGGGCGGATCGCGGCGGTGCTGCCGCTGCCCAAGAAGCGCGCGGCGATCGATCCGCATGGCTTCGTGCGCAGCCACGGCAACGCGCTGGCGCGGTACGTCGGAGTGGTGAGGCGCAACGGGCTGGACGCCTGCCTGCGGAAATAG
- a CDS encoding YbaB/EbfC family nucleoid-associated protein: MKNLDEILAMAQNVQNELQKAQEQLDTIEVEGVAGGGLVKVKASAKGRIIGISIDDSLIEVSEKQMLEDLLAAAFNDARAKADAASGAEMSKMTNGLPLPPGFKLPF; the protein is encoded by the coding sequence ATGAAGAATCTCGATGAAATCCTCGCCATGGCGCAAAACGTCCAGAACGAGCTGCAAAAGGCGCAGGAACAGCTCGACACGATCGAGGTAGAGGGCGTCGCGGGTGGTGGCCTGGTCAAGGTCAAGGCGAGCGCCAAGGGGCGCATCATCGGCATCTCGATCGACGATTCGCTGATCGAGGTGTCGGAGAAGCAGATGCTCGAGGACCTGCTCGCCGCCGCGTTCAACGACGCGCGCGCCAAGGCGGACGCCGCAAGCGGCGCGGAAATGTCCAAGATGACCAACGGCTTGCCGCTGCCGCCGGGCTTCAAGCTGCCGTTCTGA
- a CDS encoding DNA polymerase III subunit gamma/tau has product MSDSFDLGAPPQPASQPNAYRVLARKYRPQTFRELIGQDAMVTTLGNAITRGRLAHAFLMTGVRGVGKTSTARLIAKALNCIGPDGQGGPTIDPCGRCEPCRAIAEGRHIDVIEMDAASHTGVDDVREIIDAARYAAVSARYKIYIVDEVHMLSKNAFNALLKTLEEPPAHVKFLFATTEVNKVPITVLSRCQRFDLRRISAEQLAEHFAFVCREEGVAAEPEALMLIARAAEGSARDGLSILDQAIAHAGLEGGAVGADAVRQMLGLSDRGAVRDLLALVLAGDGQGALAALRRQYDYGVDPVSVLRSLLEMVHAITLTKVGTPDDPSQPAEERAARLDWAQQLSFPALHRLWQLFLKGHDEVAKAALPIEAAEMALLRAIHASTLPDPGELARQIASGKIAAPPAAASTGSPAAPPASVTATAAVEEAGPAIPASFAAMVDALDDAGQLALAARLRHGARLVRYAPLEIVFSGSRPMAADTLAELAAALKALTQKVWKVTLDDVPGEPTLTEAEEMKEESARQAAWAHPMLQAARAAFPDAELEDFPGKRRLA; this is encoded by the coding sequence ATGTCCGACTCCTTCGACCTCGGCGCGCCGCCGCAACCCGCGAGCCAGCCGAACGCCTATCGCGTGCTCGCGCGCAAATACCGGCCGCAGACGTTCCGCGAACTGATCGGTCAGGACGCGATGGTCACCACGCTCGGCAATGCCATCACGCGCGGGCGGCTGGCGCACGCCTTTCTGATGACGGGCGTGCGGGGTGTCGGCAAGACGTCGACCGCGCGCCTGATCGCAAAGGCCTTGAACTGCATCGGCCCCGACGGGCAGGGTGGCCCGACGATCGATCCGTGCGGGCGATGCGAGCCGTGCCGCGCGATCGCGGAGGGGCGCCACATCGACGTGATCGAGATGGACGCTGCCAGCCACACCGGCGTCGACGACGTGCGCGAGATCATCGACGCGGCGCGCTATGCCGCCGTCTCCGCACGCTACAAGATCTACATCGTGGACGAGGTCCACATGCTCTCCAAGAACGCCTTCAACGCGCTGTTGAAGACGCTGGAGGAGCCGCCCGCCCATGTGAAGTTCCTGTTCGCCACGACCGAGGTGAACAAGGTGCCGATCACCGTCCTGTCGCGCTGCCAACGGTTCGACCTGCGCCGGATTTCCGCCGAGCAACTCGCCGAGCATTTCGCCTTCGTCTGCCGCGAGGAAGGCGTCGCGGCAGAGCCGGAGGCGCTGATGCTGATCGCGCGCGCGGCGGAAGGGTCGGCGCGCGACGGCCTGTCGATCCTCGATCAGGCGATCGCGCATGCCGGGCTGGAGGGCGGCGCGGTCGGCGCGGATGCGGTGCGCCAGATGCTCGGCCTGTCTGATCGGGGTGCGGTGCGCGATTTGCTGGCGTTGGTGCTGGCCGGCGACGGGCAGGGCGCGCTCGCCGCCCTGCGCCGCCAATATGATTACGGCGTCGATCCCGTGTCCGTGCTGCGGTCGTTGCTGGAAATGGTCCATGCAATCACGCTGACCAAGGTCGGCACGCCGGACGATCCGTCGCAGCCCGCGGAGGAACGCGCGGCGCGCCTCGACTGGGCGCAGCAATTGTCCTTCCCCGCGCTCCACCGCTTGTGGCAGCTGTTCCTGAAGGGGCATGACGAGGTCGCCAAAGCGGCGCTGCCGATCGAGGCGGCGGAGATGGCGCTGCTCCGCGCGATCCATGCGTCGACGCTGCCCGATCCGGGCGAGCTTGCGCGCCAGATCGCCAGCGGCAAAATCGCCGCGCCGCCCGCCGCAGCCTCTACGGGGTCGCCCGCCGCGCCGCCCGCGTCCGTCACCGCGACCGCGGCAGTGGAGGAAGCGGGGCCGGCGATTCCGGCGAGTTTCGCCGCGATGGTCGATGCGCTGGACGATGCCGGACAGCTCGCGCTCGCCGCGCGGCTGCGGCACGGCGCGCGGCTCGTCCGCTACGCCCCGCTCGAGATCGTGTTCAGCGGCAGTCGCCCGATGGCTGCCGATACGCTCGCCGAACTCGCCGCCGCGCTCAAGGCGTTGACGCAGAAGGTGTGGAAGGTGACGCTGGACGACGTGCCGGGCGAACCGACGCTGACCGAGGCGGAGGAAATGAAGGAGGAAAGCGCGCGGCAGGCCGCCTGGGCGCACCCGATGCTCCAGGCCGCGCGCGCCGCCTTCCCCGATGCCGAACTTGAAGATTTCCCCGGAAAACGGAGGCTTGCATGA
- a CDS encoding 2Fe-2S iron-sulfur cluster-binding protein has product MIRVRFVDAAGTATDITTAEGARLLDVAQAAGQPLEGTCDGDMACATCHVVVAVEDFARLPAAREEEEDLLDLAPDARATSRLACQIWLTAALDGLTVRVPG; this is encoded by the coding sequence ATGATCCGCGTCCGCTTCGTCGATGCGGCGGGGACCGCGACCGACATCACCACCGCGGAAGGCGCGCGCCTGCTCGACGTCGCGCAGGCGGCGGGCCAGCCGCTGGAGGGCACGTGCGACGGCGACATGGCGTGCGCGACCTGCCACGTCGTTGTCGCGGTGGAGGATTTCGCGCGGCTGCCCGCGGCGCGCGAGGAGGAGGAGGATCTGCTCGACCTCGCCCCCGATGCGCGCGCGACCAGCCGGCTCGCCTGCCAGATATGGCTGACCGCTGCGCTCGACGGGCTGACGGTGCGCGTCCCCGGCTGA
- a CDS encoding cysteine desulfurase family protein: MIYLDYQATTPLAPEAYDAMRPWLETQHANPHAAHRPGRQAKAAVEIARAQVEGMGPAAPGALAFTSGATEALNWAIKGTTGPIVTLATEHAAVLDTVVAEARRGRAVTVLPVGADGLVDLDRARDAIRPGTGLVAAMLVNNEIGVIQPVGEIAALARAAGALMLCDAVQGYGRVELPAGCDLIAMSAHKLHGPKGIGGLWIADGVTLEPLLHGGAQEAAGRSGTLSPALCAGFGAAVRLMHDRDHDDGVHLDRLWTLATERLSDWTINGSVEQRYRGNLNVRRDGLDVARLMSECRDVAFSAGSACASGSGRPSHVLRAIGLSDAEARSSLRIGFGRYTSADDLAAGLDAIVAAADRQRAWA; encoded by the coding sequence ATGATCTACCTCGATTACCAGGCGACGACACCGCTCGCGCCCGAGGCTTACGACGCGATGCGGCCATGGCTGGAGACGCAGCACGCCAACCCGCATGCAGCGCATCGCCCCGGCCGACAGGCGAAGGCGGCGGTCGAGATCGCGCGCGCGCAGGTCGAAGGGATGGGCCCCGCCGCCCCCGGTGCGCTCGCGTTCACCAGTGGTGCGACCGAGGCGCTGAACTGGGCGATCAAAGGCACGACGGGGCCGATCGTCACGCTGGCGACCGAACATGCCGCGGTGCTCGATACCGTCGTGGCGGAGGCGCGCCGGGGCCGTGCGGTGACCGTCCTGCCGGTCGGCGCGGACGGGCTGGTCGACCTCGACCGCGCACGCGACGCGATCCGGCCGGGCACCGGCCTCGTCGCGGCGATGCTGGTCAACAACGAGATCGGCGTGATCCAGCCCGTCGGGGAGATTGCGGCACTGGCGCGGGCGGCGGGCGCACTGATGCTGTGCGACGCGGTGCAGGGCTATGGCCGCGTCGAATTGCCCGCCGGCTGCGACCTGATCGCGATGTCGGCGCACAAGCTGCACGGACCCAAGGGGATCGGCGGCCTGTGGATCGCGGACGGCGTGACGCTGGAGCCGCTGCTGCACGGCGGCGCGCAGGAGGCGGCGGGGCGGTCGGGCACGCTGTCGCCCGCTTTGTGCGCCGGGTTCGGTGCTGCGGTCCGTCTGATGCACGACCGCGACCATGACGACGGCGTGCACCTGGACCGGCTCTGGACGCTTGCGACCGAACGGCTTTCGGACTGGACGATCAACGGCTCGGTCGAGCAACGCTATCGCGGCAATCTCAACGTCCGCCGCGACGGCCTCGACGTCGCGCGGCTGATGAGCGAGTGCCGCGATGTCGCCTTCTCCGCCGGATCCGCCTGCGCCAGCGGATCGGGGCGGCCCAGCCATGTGCTGCGCGCGATCGGGCTGAGCGACGCCGAGGCGCGATCGAGCCTCCGCATCGGCTTTGGACGCTATACGAGCGCGGACGACCTGGCGGCGGGGCTCGACGCGATCGTCGCGGCGGCGGATCGCCAGCGGGCATGGGCATGA
- a CDS encoding cysteine desulfurase family protein, which translates to MASRLYLDHAATTPLIPPARDVMARGFALWANPSSPHAEGRAARAALEEARAAIAAAHGWPGDLLLTSGASESLAIALNRTTATRRLITAVEHDAVMRAGAAAAVVPVGRDGIVDMAALDAMLAGEGRALLCVQWANSETGVRQPIADIAARVHAAGGWLLVDAAQMPARVELADHADLVAVSAHKRGGPPGVGALLVRDLAMLHPSGGQERGYRPGTENLPGVLGYAAALAEEEPDHAPLRARLDDAIRRSGGEVVADASPRHPAIGAYRLPGVASAVQLIRLDAAGFAVSAGSACSSGSMKPSHVLAAMGWDEAAAREVIRVSFGRTTTADDVDAFIAAWRAMAKATRRFAA; encoded by the coding sequence TTGGCCTCTCGCCTCTATCTCGACCATGCCGCGACCACGCCGCTGATCCCGCCCGCGCGCGATGTGATGGCGCGCGGCTTCGCGCTGTGGGCCAATCCCTCCTCGCCGCACGCGGAGGGGCGTGCCGCGCGAGCCGCGCTGGAGGAGGCGCGCGCCGCGATCGCTGCCGCGCATGGCTGGCCGGGCGACCTCTTGCTGACCAGCGGCGCAAGCGAATCGCTCGCCATCGCGCTCAACCGCACCACCGCGACGCGCCGGCTGATTACCGCAGTGGAGCATGATGCGGTGATGCGCGCCGGCGCGGCGGCGGCGGTCGTGCCGGTGGGGCGCGACGGCATCGTCGACATGGCGGCGCTCGACGCGATGCTGGCGGGCGAGGGGCGTGCGCTGCTCTGCGTGCAATGGGCAAACAGCGAGACGGGCGTGCGCCAGCCGATCGCGGACATCGCCGCGCGCGTCCATGCCGCGGGCGGCTGGTTGCTCGTCGACGCGGCGCAGATGCCTGCGCGCGTCGAACTGGCGGATCACGCCGACCTCGTCGCCGTCTCCGCGCACAAGCGGGGTGGGCCGCCGGGCGTCGGCGCGCTGCTGGTGCGCGACCTCGCGATGCTCCATCCCAGCGGCGGGCAAGAGCGCGGCTATCGCCCGGGCACGGAAAACCTGCCCGGCGTGCTCGGCTATGCCGCCGCGCTCGCCGAGGAAGAGCCCGATCACGCGCCGCTGCGCGCGCGCCTGGACGATGCGATCCGCCGCTCCGGCGGCGAGGTCGTTGCCGATGCGAGCCCGCGCCATCCCGCGATCGGTGCCTATCGCCTGCCGGGGGTCGCCTCCGCGGTGCAGCTGATCCGGCTCGACGCGGCGGGATTTGCGGTGTCGGCGGGCAGCGCCTGTTCGAGCGGCAGCATGAAACCCAGCCACGTGCTCGCCGCGATGGGGTGGGACGAGGCGGCGGCGCGCGAGGTGATCCGCGTCAGCTTCGGCCGCACGACCACCGCCGACGATGTCGATGCGTTCATTGCCGCCTGGCGCGCGATGGCGAAGGCGACGCGGCGGTTCGCGGCATGA
- a CDS encoding alpha/beta hydrolase — MPEVIFPGPEGRLEGRFAPAPRPRAPVAMILHPHPNAGGTMNNRLVQELYKTFQRRGFATLRFNFRGVGKSQGVFDNGVGELSDAASALDWVQSFHPEASTTWIAGVSFGAWIGMQLLMRRPEIRGFISIAPPANMYDFSFLAPCPSSGIIIQGEADEVATPGATQKLVDKLRTQKHITIHHDVIPKANHFFEHETPELMQSVDRYLDMRLDPNSPIR; from the coding sequence ATGCCCGAAGTCATCTTTCCCGGCCCCGAAGGCCGCCTCGAAGGGCGCTTCGCCCCCGCCCCCCGCCCGCGCGCGCCGGTGGCGATGATCCTGCACCCGCATCCCAATGCGGGCGGCACGATGAATAACCGGCTGGTGCAGGAACTTTACAAGACCTTCCAGCGCCGCGGCTTCGCCACCCTGCGCTTCAACTTCCGCGGCGTCGGCAAGAGCCAGGGCGTGTTCGACAACGGCGTCGGCGAGCTGTCCGACGCGGCGAGCGCGCTCGACTGGGTGCAGAGCTTCCACCCGGAAGCGTCGACGACCTGGATCGCGGGCGTCAGCTTCGGCGCGTGGATCGGGATGCAGCTGCTGATGCGCCGCCCCGAAATCCGCGGCTTCATCTCGATCGCGCCGCCGGCCAACATGTACGATTTCAGCTTCCTCGCCCCCTGCCCCTCGTCGGGCATCATCATCCAGGGCGAGGCGGACGAGGTGGCGACGCCCGGCGCGACGCAGAAGCTGGTCGACAAGCTGCGAACGCAAAAGCACATCACGATCCACCACGACGTGATCCCAAAGGCGAACCACTTCTTCGAGCACGAGACGCCCGAGCTGATGCAGTCGGTGGACCGCTACCTCGACATGCGCCTCGACCCCAACTCGCCCATCCGGTGA